One window of Cygnus olor isolate bCygOlo1 chromosome 28, bCygOlo1.pri.v2, whole genome shotgun sequence genomic DNA carries:
- the DENND4B gene encoding DENN domain-containing protein 4B isoform X1 has product MSDEKPPQLVDYFVVAGLTDASRPLEDENQQQRPARPSEPITDVAVIIRSQGEEVPHGFTCIETTTSGHPVDLNAGLLNNPQMFICYKRGRDKLPLIELGVHYEGKDRPRPGYTILDTTPYSRSANLNSGGPGHQRTFLVYRRAAEPQGHNALGVTDICLIMPSKGESTPHTFCRVDKNLNTSMWGPALFLCYKIAMAKANTLVYEAGLLGRYPEQDSESFPLPESVPVFCLPMGATIESWPADTKYPLPVFSTFVLTGASGDKVYGAAIQFHEAFARERLSEKQRLRLGLLSVVDRRPIGGRSVQTRKSICVLSHWPFFDVFRKFLMFIYRYSISGPHVLPLETHISHFMHNVPFPSPQRPRILVQMSPYDNLLLCQPVSSPLPLSGASFLTLLQNLGADNAVTLLVAVLTEQKLLIHSLRPDVLTSVGEALVSMIFPLRWQCPYIPLCPLALADVLSAPVPFVVGIHSSYFDLHEPPKDVIFVDLDTNNIFQSEERKLLSPRALPRRPCKVLLASLHSLSQQLHEMYNKPVEEASLEFLLTDYDLVYGRRKQLELEIRAAFLRFMACLLKGYRSFLQPIAPAPPEKSRETANLFLLQGFLKSRERAYQKFYGQLLRTQLFTQFIEDCSFASDRYTCLEFFDSCVDKVQVELEKPEDVPLMELDDSHGSEHTVFIMPPEEPTGPDGSELPASYCYDGFPTLRPELLEPAQDLLMAQLCQARSSAPSSPAPRRTKQEMKVAQRVAQKYFGVPDMWAKCLLGHCYGLWFIYLPTHVRAAPSKVRALQLAYEVLRKMETHKVVLPDEVCYRILMQLCGQYGEPVLSVRVLLEMKRAGIVPNTITYGYYNKAVLESKWPASTQGGRLRWAKLRNVVLGAAQFRQPLRQRQRQAELQEPPAPPRPRAALQRQTTWAGRSLRDPPAAPQLVKSGSLSFPHAEATTLEAGVGQSEWGRAGQGALGAARTPPPPPLPPAVLRALGAPEPPRVRDAAPASAEGSLSDVSFATDESERADEAGAAGAGGGRREAESGGTPRRGLAAKLQQLLSPGKRPSPRHAADGHGGPRDGGGTEQRDRDPPQRRSPMDTLLHPRERPESTASESSVSLGSEFDFSETSLGSHKAAEPPGDVAQEPPAVEVLLSSCSRCQGCGSLVYDEEVMAGWTSDDSNLNTTCPFCDRAFVPFLSIEILDFQQAPSGAEDGSVPAPAAQGPVLSDRHRCLALDDAEQEPGPPPGLCNGCAEQAARGPPRRQERVAFAYLSPLVLRKELESLVENEGSECLAQAALVDSHPILYWNLLWYFQRLGLPSNLPRLLLGSQHVAAPPQAQPPDAAAASVGVRLLWDVLVPEPDSVPPLYVLWRFHSNVPGRLQAWQHREHPFSLAFLEAVLRHVGLSEVHKAIALFLDTPPAHGGPRHTQRSIYREILFLMLAALGREHTDIAAFDKKYKSAYAKLAGSLGKEELRRRRAQPPSSKAIDCRKSFGATLEC; this is encoded by the exons ATGTCGGACGAGAAGCCCCCGCAGCTGGTGGACTACTTCGTGGTGGCCGGACTGACGGACGCCTCGCGGCCGCTGGAGGACGAGAACCAGCagcagcgcccggcccggcccagcgAGCCCATCACCGACGTGGCCGTCATCATCCGCTCGCAGGGCGAGGAGGTGCCGCACGGCTTCACCTGCATCGAGACCACCACCTCGGGGCACCCCGTGGACCTCAACGCCGGGCTGCTCAACAACCCGCAGATGTTCATCTGCTACAAGCGGGGCCGGGACAAGCTGCCCCTCATCGAGCTGGG GGTGCACTACGAGGGGAAGGACCGTCCCAGGCCGGGCTACACCATCCTGGACACGACGCCCTACAGCCGCTCGGCCAACCTCAACTCGGGGGGCCCGGGGCACCAGCGCACCTTCCTGGTGTACCGGCGGGCGGCCGAGCCCCAGGGCCACAACGCGCTGGGGGTGACCGACATCTGCCTCATCATGCCCAGCAAGGGCGAGAGCACCCCGCACACCTTCTGCCGCGTGGACAAGAACCTCAACACCAGCATG TGGGGCCCGGCCTTGTTCCTGTGCTACAAGATCGCCATGGCCAAGGCCAACACGCTGGTGTACGAAGCAG GGCTGCTGGGGCGCTACCCCGAGCAGGACAGCGAGTCCTTCCCGCTGCCCGAGTCCGTGCCCGTCTTCTGCCTGCCCATGGGCGCCACCATCGAGAGCTGGCCGGCCGACACCAAGTACCCGCTGCCCGTCTTCTCCACCTTCGTGCTGACCGGCGCCTCGGGCGACAAG GTCTACGGGGCCGCCATCCAGTTCCACGAAGCCTTCGCCCGCGAGCGGCTGTCGGAGAAGCAGCGGCTGCGGCTGGGGCTGCTGAGCGTGGTGGACCGGCGGCCCATCGGCGGCCGCTCGGTGCAGACCCGCAAGAGCATCTGCGTCCTCTCCCACTGGCCCTTCTTCGACGTCTTCCGCAAGTTCCTCATGTTCATCTACCGCTACTCCATCTCGGGGCCCCACGTGCTGCCCCTGGAGAC GCACATCTCGCACTTCATGCACAACGTCCCCTTCCCGTCCCCGCAGCGCCCGCGCATCCTGGTGCAG ATGTCCCCGTACGACaacctgctgctgtgccagcccGTGTCCTCCCCGCTGCCGCTCAG cGGGGCCAGCTTCCTGACGCTGCTGCAGAACCTGGGAGCCGACAACGCGGTGACGCTGCTGGTGGCCGTGCTGACCGAGCAGAAGCTGCTCATCCACTCGCTGCGCCCCGACGTGCTCACCAGCGTGGGCGAAGCCCTGGTCTCG aTGATCTTCCCCCTGCGCTGGCAGTGCCCCTACATCCCGCTGTGCCCGCTGGCGCTGGCTGACGTGCTGAGTGCCCCCGTGCCCTTCGTTGTAGGCATCCACTCCAGCTACTTCGACCTCCACGAGCCCCCCAAGGACGTCATCTTCGTCGACCTGGACACCAACAACATCTTCCA gagcGAGGAGCGCAAGCTGCTGTCCCCGCGGGCGCTGCCCCGCCGGCCCTGCAAGGTGCTGCTGGCCTCGCTGCacagcctgtcccagcagctgcacgAGA tgTACAACAAGCCGGTGGAGGAGGCGTCGCTGGAGTTCCTGCTGACCGACTACGACCTGGTGTACGGGCGGCgcaagcagctggagctggagatCCGGGCGGCGTTCCTGCGCTTCATGGCCTGCCTGCTCAAGGGCTACCgctccttcctgcagcccatcgcccccgcgccccccgaGAAGAGCCGCGAGACCGCCAacctcttcctgctgcagg GCTTCCTGAAGTCGCGGGAGCGGGCCTACCAGAAGTTCTACGGGCAGCTGCTGCGCACGCAGCTCTTCACGCAGTTCATCGAGGACTGCTCCTTCGCCAGCGACCGCTACACCTGCCTCGAGTTCTTCGACAGCTGCGTGGACAAG gtgcaggtgGAGCTGGAGAAGCCGGAGGACGTCCCCTTGATGGAGCTGGACGACTCGCACGGCAGCGAGCACACCGTCTTCATCATGCCCCCCGAGGAGCCCACCGGCCCCGACGGCAGCGAGCTGCCCGCCTCCTACTG ctACGACGGCTTCCCCACGCTGCGCCCCGAGCTGCTGGAGCCCGCGCAGGACCTGCTGATGGCGCAGCTGTGCCAGGCGCGGAGCAGCGCGCCcagcagcccggccccgcgccggaCCAAGCAG GAGATGAAGGTGGCCCAGCGCGTGGCGCAGAAGTACTTCGGGGTGCCCGACATGTGGGCCAAGTGCCTGCTGGGCCACTGCTACGGGCTGTGGTTCATCTACCTGCCCACCCACGTGCGCGCCGCCCCCTCCAAGGTGCGGGCGCTGCAGCTGGCCTACGAGGTGCTGCGCAAGATGGAGACCCACAAGGTGGTGCTGCCCGACGAG GTCTGCTACCGCATCCTGATGCAGCTGTGCGGGCAGTACGGCGAGCCGGTGCTGTCGGTGCgggtgctgctggagatgaAGCGCGCCGGCATCGTCCCCAACACCATCACCTACGGATACTACAACAAG GCGGTGCTCGAGAGCAAGTGGCCGGCCAGCACCCAGGGGGGGCGGCTGCGCTGGGCCAAGCTGCGCAACGTGGTGCTGGGGGCGGCGCAGTTCCGGCAGCCCCtgcggcagcggcagcggcagGCAG AGCTCCAggagccccccgcgcccccccggccccgcgccgccctgCAGCGCCAAACCACCTGGGCCGGCCGCAGCCTGCGGGacccccccgcggccccccagCTGGTGAAGAGCGGCAGCCTCAGCTTCCCCCACGCCGAAGCCACCACTTTGGAAGCCGGAGTCGGACAGAGTGagtggggccgggccgggcagggggcgcTGGGGGCGGCCCGGAcccccccaccgccccctctgccccccgcAGTGCTGCGAGCCCTGGGCGcgccggagcccccccgggtGCGGGACGCGGCGCCTGCCTCGGCTGAGGGCAGCCTGTCGGACGTCAGCTTCGCCACCGACGAGAGCGAGCGGGCGGACGaagcgggggcggcgggggccggcgggggccgGCGGGAGGCGGAGAGCGGGGGCACGCCGCGGCGGGGGCTGGCGgccaagctgcagcagctgctgtccccCGGCAAGCGACCCTCGCCCCGGCACGCCGCCGACGGCCACGGCGGCCCCCGGGACGGCGGCGGCACCGAGCAGCGGgaccgggaccccccccagcGCCGCAGCCCCATGGACACCCTGCTGCACCCCCGGGAGCGCCCCGAGTCCACCGCCTCCGAG AGCTCCGTCTCGCTGGGCAGCGAGTTTGACTTCTCGGAGACGTCGCTGGGCAGCCACAAAGccgcggagccccccggggaTGTGGCGCAGGAGCCCCCCGCCGTGGAG GTGCTGCTGTCCAGCTGCTCGCGGTGCCAGGGCTGCGGCTCGCTGGTGTACGACGAGGAGGTGATGGCGGGCTGGACCTCGGACGACTCCAACCTCAACACCACCTGCCCCTTCTGCGACCGCGCCTTCGTGCCCTTCCTCAGCATCGAGATCCTGGACTTCCAGCAGGCCCCCAG CGGGGCCGAGGACGGCTCCGTGCCCGCCCCGGCCGCGCAGGGCCCCGTGCTCAGCGACCGCCACCGGTGCCTGGCGCTGGACGACGCCGAGCAGGAACCGGGACCTCCCCCGGGGCTGTGCAACGGCTGCGCGGAGCAGGCGGCGCGGGGCCCTCCGCGGCGGCAGGAGCGGGTGGCCTTCGCCTACCTGAGCCCGCTGGTGCTGCGCAAGGAGCTGGAGAGCCTGGTGGAGAACGAGGGCAGCGAGTGCCTGGCGCAGGCGGCGCTGGTGGACAGCCACCCCATCCTCTACTGGAACCTGCTCTGGTACTTCCAGCGCCTGGGGCTGCCCAGTAACCTGCCGCGGCTGCTCCTGGGCTCGCAGCACGTGGCGGCCCCCCCGCAG GCGCAGCCGCCcgacgccgccgccgcctcggtCGGGGTGCGCTTGTTGTGGGACGTCCTCGTCCCCGAGCCCGACAGCGTCCCCCCGCTCTACGTGCTCTGGAGGTTTCAca gtaACGTCCCCGGCCGCCTGCAGGCCTGGCAGCACCGCGAGCACCCCTTCTCGCTGGCCTTCCTGGAGGCCGTGCTGAGGCACGTGGGGCTGAGCGAGGTGCACAAGGCCATCGCGCTCTTCCTCGACACGCCGCCCGCGCACGGCGGCCCCCGGCACACGCAGAG gagcatCTACAGGGAGATCCTCTTCCTGATGCTGGCGGCGCTGGGCCGGGAGCACACGGACATCG cCGCCTTCGACAAGAAGTACAAGTCGGCCTACGCCAAGCTGGCGGGCAGCCTGGGCAAGGAGgagctgcggcggcggcgggcgcagccccccagctccaAAGCCATCGACTGCCGCAAGAGCTTCGGGGCCACCCTGGAGTGTtag
- the DENND4B gene encoding DENN domain-containing protein 4B isoform X3, producing MSDEKPPQLVDYFVVAGLTDASRPLEDENQQQRPARPSEPITDVAVIIRSQGEEVPHGFTCIETTTSGHPVDLNAGLLNNPQMFICYKRGRDKLPLIELGVHYEGKDRPRPGYTILDTTPYSRSANLNSGGPGHQRTFLVYRRAAEPQGHNALGVTDICLIMPSKGESTPHTFCRVDKNLNTSMWGPALFLCYKIAMAKANTLVYEAGLLGRYPEQDSESFPLPESVPVFCLPMGATIESWPADTKYPLPVFSTFVLTGASGDKVYGAAIQFHEAFARERLSEKQRLRLGLLSVVDRRPIGGRSVQTRKSICVLSHWPFFDVFRKFLMFIYRYSISGPHVLPLETHISHFMHNVPFPSPQRPRILVQMSPYDNLLLCQPVSSPLPLSGASFLTLLQNLGADNAVTLLVAVLTEQKLLIHSLRPDVLTSVGEALVSASTPATSTSTSPPRTSSSSTWTPTTSSMYNKPVEEASLEFLLTDYDLVYGRRKQLELEIRAAFLRFMACLLKGYRSFLQPIAPAPPEKSRETANLFLLQGFLKSRERAYQKFYGQLLRTQLFTQFIEDCSFASDRYTCLEFFDSCVDKVQVELEKPEDVPLMELDDSHGSEHTVFIMPPEEPTGPDGSELPASYCYDGFPTLRPELLEPAQDLLMAQLCQARSSAPSSPAPRRTKQEMKVAQRVAQKYFGVPDMWAKCLLGHCYGLWFIYLPTHVRAAPSKVRALQLAYEVLRKMETHKVVLPDEVCYRILMQLCGQYGEPVLSVRVLLEMKRAGIVPNTITYGYYNKAVLESKWPASTQGGRLRWAKLRNVVLGAAQFRQPLRQRQRQAELQEPPAPPRPRAALQRQTTWAGRSLRDPPAAPQLVKSGSLSFPHAEATTLEAGVGQSEWGRAGQGALGAARTPPPPPLPPAVLRALGAPEPPRVRDAAPASAEGSLSDVSFATDESERADEAGAAGAGGGRREAESGGTPRRGLAAKLQQLLSPGKRPSPRHAADGHGGPRDGGGTEQRDRDPPQRRSPMDTLLHPRERPESTASESSVSLGSEFDFSETSLGSHKAAEPPGDVAQEPPAVEVLLSSCSRCQGCGSLVYDEEVMAGWTSDDSNLNTTCPFCDRAFVPFLSIEILDFQQAPSGAEDGSVPAPAAQGPVLSDRHRCLALDDAEQEPGPPPGLCNGCAEQAARGPPRRQERVAFAYLSPLVLRKELESLVENEGSECLAQAALVDSHPILYWNLLWYFQRLGLPSNLPRLLLGSQHVAAPPQAQPPDAAAASVGVRLLWDVLVPEPDSVPPLYVLWRFHSNVPGRLQAWQHREHPFSLAFLEAVLRHVGLSEVHKAIALFLDTPPAHGGPRHTQRSIYREILFLMLAALGREHTDIAAFDKKYKSAYAKLAGSLGKEELRRRRAQPPSSKAIDCRKSFGATLEC from the exons ATGTCGGACGAGAAGCCCCCGCAGCTGGTGGACTACTTCGTGGTGGCCGGACTGACGGACGCCTCGCGGCCGCTGGAGGACGAGAACCAGCagcagcgcccggcccggcccagcgAGCCCATCACCGACGTGGCCGTCATCATCCGCTCGCAGGGCGAGGAGGTGCCGCACGGCTTCACCTGCATCGAGACCACCACCTCGGGGCACCCCGTGGACCTCAACGCCGGGCTGCTCAACAACCCGCAGATGTTCATCTGCTACAAGCGGGGCCGGGACAAGCTGCCCCTCATCGAGCTGGG GGTGCACTACGAGGGGAAGGACCGTCCCAGGCCGGGCTACACCATCCTGGACACGACGCCCTACAGCCGCTCGGCCAACCTCAACTCGGGGGGCCCGGGGCACCAGCGCACCTTCCTGGTGTACCGGCGGGCGGCCGAGCCCCAGGGCCACAACGCGCTGGGGGTGACCGACATCTGCCTCATCATGCCCAGCAAGGGCGAGAGCACCCCGCACACCTTCTGCCGCGTGGACAAGAACCTCAACACCAGCATG TGGGGCCCGGCCTTGTTCCTGTGCTACAAGATCGCCATGGCCAAGGCCAACACGCTGGTGTACGAAGCAG GGCTGCTGGGGCGCTACCCCGAGCAGGACAGCGAGTCCTTCCCGCTGCCCGAGTCCGTGCCCGTCTTCTGCCTGCCCATGGGCGCCACCATCGAGAGCTGGCCGGCCGACACCAAGTACCCGCTGCCCGTCTTCTCCACCTTCGTGCTGACCGGCGCCTCGGGCGACAAG GTCTACGGGGCCGCCATCCAGTTCCACGAAGCCTTCGCCCGCGAGCGGCTGTCGGAGAAGCAGCGGCTGCGGCTGGGGCTGCTGAGCGTGGTGGACCGGCGGCCCATCGGCGGCCGCTCGGTGCAGACCCGCAAGAGCATCTGCGTCCTCTCCCACTGGCCCTTCTTCGACGTCTTCCGCAAGTTCCTCATGTTCATCTACCGCTACTCCATCTCGGGGCCCCACGTGCTGCCCCTGGAGAC GCACATCTCGCACTTCATGCACAACGTCCCCTTCCCGTCCCCGCAGCGCCCGCGCATCCTGGTGCAG ATGTCCCCGTACGACaacctgctgctgtgccagcccGTGTCCTCCCCGCTGCCGCTCAG cGGGGCCAGCTTCCTGACGCTGCTGCAGAACCTGGGAGCCGACAACGCGGTGACGCTGCTGGTGGCCGTGCTGACCGAGCAGAAGCTGCTCATCCACTCGCTGCGCCCCGACGTGCTCACCAGCGTGGGCGAAGCCCTGGTCTCG GCATCCACTCCAGCTACTTCGACCTCCACGAGCCCCCCAAGGACGTCATCTTCGTCGACCTGGACACCAACAACATCTTCCA tgTACAACAAGCCGGTGGAGGAGGCGTCGCTGGAGTTCCTGCTGACCGACTACGACCTGGTGTACGGGCGGCgcaagcagctggagctggagatCCGGGCGGCGTTCCTGCGCTTCATGGCCTGCCTGCTCAAGGGCTACCgctccttcctgcagcccatcgcccccgcgccccccgaGAAGAGCCGCGAGACCGCCAacctcttcctgctgcagg GCTTCCTGAAGTCGCGGGAGCGGGCCTACCAGAAGTTCTACGGGCAGCTGCTGCGCACGCAGCTCTTCACGCAGTTCATCGAGGACTGCTCCTTCGCCAGCGACCGCTACACCTGCCTCGAGTTCTTCGACAGCTGCGTGGACAAG gtgcaggtgGAGCTGGAGAAGCCGGAGGACGTCCCCTTGATGGAGCTGGACGACTCGCACGGCAGCGAGCACACCGTCTTCATCATGCCCCCCGAGGAGCCCACCGGCCCCGACGGCAGCGAGCTGCCCGCCTCCTACTG ctACGACGGCTTCCCCACGCTGCGCCCCGAGCTGCTGGAGCCCGCGCAGGACCTGCTGATGGCGCAGCTGTGCCAGGCGCGGAGCAGCGCGCCcagcagcccggccccgcgccggaCCAAGCAG GAGATGAAGGTGGCCCAGCGCGTGGCGCAGAAGTACTTCGGGGTGCCCGACATGTGGGCCAAGTGCCTGCTGGGCCACTGCTACGGGCTGTGGTTCATCTACCTGCCCACCCACGTGCGCGCCGCCCCCTCCAAGGTGCGGGCGCTGCAGCTGGCCTACGAGGTGCTGCGCAAGATGGAGACCCACAAGGTGGTGCTGCCCGACGAG GTCTGCTACCGCATCCTGATGCAGCTGTGCGGGCAGTACGGCGAGCCGGTGCTGTCGGTGCgggtgctgctggagatgaAGCGCGCCGGCATCGTCCCCAACACCATCACCTACGGATACTACAACAAG GCGGTGCTCGAGAGCAAGTGGCCGGCCAGCACCCAGGGGGGGCGGCTGCGCTGGGCCAAGCTGCGCAACGTGGTGCTGGGGGCGGCGCAGTTCCGGCAGCCCCtgcggcagcggcagcggcagGCAG AGCTCCAggagccccccgcgcccccccggccccgcgccgccctgCAGCGCCAAACCACCTGGGCCGGCCGCAGCCTGCGGGacccccccgcggccccccagCTGGTGAAGAGCGGCAGCCTCAGCTTCCCCCACGCCGAAGCCACCACTTTGGAAGCCGGAGTCGGACAGAGTGagtggggccgggccgggcagggggcgcTGGGGGCGGCCCGGAcccccccaccgccccctctgccccccgcAGTGCTGCGAGCCCTGGGCGcgccggagcccccccgggtGCGGGACGCGGCGCCTGCCTCGGCTGAGGGCAGCCTGTCGGACGTCAGCTTCGCCACCGACGAGAGCGAGCGGGCGGACGaagcgggggcggcgggggccggcgggggccgGCGGGAGGCGGAGAGCGGGGGCACGCCGCGGCGGGGGCTGGCGgccaagctgcagcagctgctgtccccCGGCAAGCGACCCTCGCCCCGGCACGCCGCCGACGGCCACGGCGGCCCCCGGGACGGCGGCGGCACCGAGCAGCGGgaccgggaccccccccagcGCCGCAGCCCCATGGACACCCTGCTGCACCCCCGGGAGCGCCCCGAGTCCACCGCCTCCGAG AGCTCCGTCTCGCTGGGCAGCGAGTTTGACTTCTCGGAGACGTCGCTGGGCAGCCACAAAGccgcggagccccccggggaTGTGGCGCAGGAGCCCCCCGCCGTGGAG GTGCTGCTGTCCAGCTGCTCGCGGTGCCAGGGCTGCGGCTCGCTGGTGTACGACGAGGAGGTGATGGCGGGCTGGACCTCGGACGACTCCAACCTCAACACCACCTGCCCCTTCTGCGACCGCGCCTTCGTGCCCTTCCTCAGCATCGAGATCCTGGACTTCCAGCAGGCCCCCAG CGGGGCCGAGGACGGCTCCGTGCCCGCCCCGGCCGCGCAGGGCCCCGTGCTCAGCGACCGCCACCGGTGCCTGGCGCTGGACGACGCCGAGCAGGAACCGGGACCTCCCCCGGGGCTGTGCAACGGCTGCGCGGAGCAGGCGGCGCGGGGCCCTCCGCGGCGGCAGGAGCGGGTGGCCTTCGCCTACCTGAGCCCGCTGGTGCTGCGCAAGGAGCTGGAGAGCCTGGTGGAGAACGAGGGCAGCGAGTGCCTGGCGCAGGCGGCGCTGGTGGACAGCCACCCCATCCTCTACTGGAACCTGCTCTGGTACTTCCAGCGCCTGGGGCTGCCCAGTAACCTGCCGCGGCTGCTCCTGGGCTCGCAGCACGTGGCGGCCCCCCCGCAG GCGCAGCCGCCcgacgccgccgccgcctcggtCGGGGTGCGCTTGTTGTGGGACGTCCTCGTCCCCGAGCCCGACAGCGTCCCCCCGCTCTACGTGCTCTGGAGGTTTCAca gtaACGTCCCCGGCCGCCTGCAGGCCTGGCAGCACCGCGAGCACCCCTTCTCGCTGGCCTTCCTGGAGGCCGTGCTGAGGCACGTGGGGCTGAGCGAGGTGCACAAGGCCATCGCGCTCTTCCTCGACACGCCGCCCGCGCACGGCGGCCCCCGGCACACGCAGAG gagcatCTACAGGGAGATCCTCTTCCTGATGCTGGCGGCGCTGGGCCGGGAGCACACGGACATCG cCGCCTTCGACAAGAAGTACAAGTCGGCCTACGCCAAGCTGGCGGGCAGCCTGGGCAAGGAGgagctgcggcggcggcgggcgcagccccccagctccaAAGCCATCGACTGCCGCAAGAGCTTCGGGGCCACCCTGGAGTGTtag